One Neovison vison isolate M4711 chromosome 2, ASM_NN_V1, whole genome shotgun sequence genomic window carries:
- the LOC122900558 gene encoding zinc finger protein 37A-like has translation MPVTYHTGEECLPCFLLQPSPKGSLSFADVTVGFTQEEWQHLDPAQRTLYREVMLENYSHLVSVGCCIPKPDVILKLEQGEQPWMLEEESPRQSYPEALREVSKTSFVL, from the exons ATGCCGGTAACGTATCACACTGGTGAGGAATGTCTGCCATGCTTTCTCCTCCAACCAAGTCCAAAG GGATCCTTATCATTTGCGGATGTGACTGTGGGCTTtacccaggaggagtggcagcaCCTGGACCCTGCTCAGAGGACCCTGTACAGGGAGGTGATGCTGGAGAACTATAGCCACCTTGTCTCAGTGG GGTGTTGCATCCCTAAACCAGACGTGATCCTGAAGTTGGAGCAAGGAGAGCAGCCATGGATGCTAGAGGAAGAGTCCCCACGTCAGAGCTACCCAG AAGCACTAAGGGAAGTGAGCAAGACGAGCTTCGTTCTATGA